In a single window of the Populus alba chromosome 16, ASM523922v2, whole genome shotgun sequence genome:
- the LOC118037526 gene encoding diaminopimelate epimerase, chloroplastic — MAEAIAAAAATSLSVKPSNRHSQLFLSSTSFPIIRLNSLKNPNFRPLVVSSTSIDSAATQKTSSKTSFLDQREGSRYLHFVKYHGLGNDFILVDNRDSSEPKITPEQAAKLCDRNFGIGADGVIFALPGINGTDYTMRIFNSDGSEPEMCGNGVRCFARFIAELENLHVKKLSFSVHTGAGLIVPEIQEDGQVKVDMGEPVLKAADVPTKLAANKNDAVVKSELVVDGVTWNVTCVSMGNPHCVTFGIKGGQDLQVDALNLAQIGPKFEHHEVFPARTNTEFVQVYSPSHLKMRVWERGAGATLACGTGACATVVAAVLEGRAGRNCTVDLPGGPLEIEWREEDNHVYMTGPAEMVFDGSVPLRYLLE; from the exons ATGGCCGAAGCCATTGCAGCCGCCGCCGCCACATCCCTCTCTGTAAAACCCTCAAATCGTCATTCCCAACTCTTCCTCTCTTCCACTTCTTTCCCTATTATTCGATTGAACTCtctcaaaaacccaaacttTCGGCCACTGGTAGTTTCCTCAACGAGCATCGATTCAGCAGCCACCCAGAAAACTTCATCAAAAACCTCCTTTCTTGATCAAAGAGAAGGCAGCAGATACCTTCACTTTGTCAAATACCACGGCCTCGGCAATGATTTCATTTTG GTTGATAACAGGGACTCTAGCGAACCCAAGATAACTCCAGAGCAAGCAGCGAAGTTATGTGATAGGAATTTTGGGATTGGGGCAGATGGGGTGATTTTTGCATTGCCAGGGATTAATGGGACTGATTATACAATGAGGATATTTAATTCTGATGGGAGTGAGCCGGAGATGTGTGGAAATGGGGTGCGGTGTTTTGCAAGGTTTATTGCTGAGCTAGAGAATTTACATGTTAAGAAGCTGAGTTTTTCTGTGCATACTGGTGCTGGCTTGATTGTTCCTGAGATTCAAGAAGATGGGCAAGTTAAGGTTGATATGGGAGAGCCGGTGCTTAAAGCAGCTGATGTACCGACGAAATTGGCCGCGAATAAGAATGATGCTGTTGTTAAGTCGGAATTGGTTGTGGATGGAGTGACTTGGAATGTGACTTGTGTTAGTATGGGGAATCCTCATTGTGTCACTTTCGGTATCAAAGGAGGGCAG GATTTGCAGGTTGATGCATTAAATTTGGCTCAAATTGGTCCCAAGTTCGAACATCATGAGGTGTTCCCAGCACGAACAAACACTG AGTTTGTGCAAGTCTATTCCCCTTCACATCTCAAAATGCGTGTATGGGAGCGTGGTGCAG GAGCAACACTAGCCTGTGGAACTGGGGCCTGCGCAACGGTTGTTGCGGCAGTTCTAGAGGGACGTGCTGGGAGG AATTGCACGGTTGATCTACCTGGAGGTCCACTGGAGATTGAGTGGAGGGAGGAAGACAACCATGTGTACATGACTGGCCCAGCTGAAATGGTGTTTGATGGATCAGTACCCCTACGATATCTCTTAGAATGA
- the LOC118037527 gene encoding uncharacterized protein: MADEFRLVSPEIDNEGRLPRKYTGEGQGAKKNLSPPVEWYNVPEGTKSPALVVQDLDISDPDGPNVPWPHWVVVNIPPHVKRLPEGFSGKEEEFGGEYALIKEGVNGWKIP, translated from the coding sequence ATGGCTGATGAATTCAGGCTGGTATCACCTGAGATAGATAATGAAGGAAGGTTACCAAGGAAGTACACAGGAGAAGGTCAAGGTGCAAAAAAGAACTTATCTCCACCAGTTGAATGGTACAACGTGCCAGAAGGAACCAAGAGCCCAGCTCTTGTGGTGCAGGACTTGGATATATCAGACCCTGATGGCCCTAATGTGCCTTGGCCACATTGGGTAGTGGTTAACATACCACCTCATGTGAAGCGTCTTCCTGAAGGTTTCtctggaaaagaagaagagtttGGCGGTGAATATGCTTTGATCAAAGAAGGGGTTAATGGCTGGAAAATTCCATGA